From one Lycium barbarum isolate Lr01 chromosome 6, ASM1917538v2, whole genome shotgun sequence genomic stretch:
- the LOC132645111 gene encoding uncharacterized protein LOC132645111 isoform X4 — protein MSRELPSQKAFHLLDPDLRNHWSTGTNTKEWILLELDEPCLLSHIRIYNKSVLEWEISAGLRYKPETFPKVRPRCEAPRRDMMYPMNYTPCRYVRISCLRGSPIAIFFVQLIGITVTGLEPEFQPIVNYLLPQIISSKQDDNDMHLQLLQDITNRLGMFLPQLEADLNSFSEAAEHATRFLAMLAGPLYPILQIVKERETARSLGSISESEASRNSQFVIALTVSSNFEPRRSRNMASLIFPTSCYLAFRPDAIFILLRKAYKDSNLGNICRVASWILSKFLEPIKAPEASLSSSKITTSVPDEGSHSEPCTPASFADYSDLFGDEFQIPEYQWDSKFTNILDIGLVEEGILHVLYACVSKPLLCSKLADNASDFWLALPLVQALLPALRPSINSSDPIDDDLSQWKQPFVQKALSQIVGTSSSSVYRPLLRACGGYLSSFSPSNGRAACVLIDLCSGVLAPWIPQVIAKIDLALELLEDLLPIIQGARHSFARARAALKYIVLALSGVMDDILVKYKDAKQQVLFLVEMLEPYLDPAITPVQSIIAFGNVPSVFLEKQEKNCAIALNVIRTAVHKHAVLPSLEAEWRRGSVAPSVLLSVLEPHMQLPSDIDLRQSPTAELLGSQLVNVSPLSSVFHNGGASSRSGIHDDSDAKVDSDMTGKADIPEEVNLLFAPPELNRISLVSGSLEKKCTALSSDVKKEINQIVEKVTYNQFDNGSLSAIDYTVEYSNLHADYFQLVSYRDCQMKASEFRRLAVDLHSQCEITPEGHDAAIDALLLAAECYVNPFFMMSSRDTSPIMNKLSTKKPCKNHEASVLQKLFEEDNDFKIVADLERKRDKFVLEIMLEAAELDRKYQQNSDGECPTPYIEGNNEKLELSQQDIKSADAITLLRQNQALLCDFLIHRLQKEEHPTHEILLQILLFVLHSGTRLNCPPEIIVDTIIKSAEHLNRQLRSFYYQLKEGTVQLNEWKLHAVRRRWILLQRLIIASSGCDEGSELSISYRSGFRFANLVPASAWLQKIPAFSSSTSPLARFLGWMAISRNAEQYQKEKLFLVSDLPQLTYLLSIFSDELAVVGYLEQKDDKKIEESGSNSSSRKGGESCSPQIGDQSFSVIYPDISQFFPNLQKEFEVFGESILEAVALQLRSFSPAIIPDLLCWFSDFCSWPFVREENQLYCRKSSGFAKGFVAKNAKAIVFYVLEAIVAEHMEALVPELPTLMQVLVSLCGSSYCDVSFLSSVLQLVKPIILYSLGKCSADENVVSDDSCLNLESLCFDELFEIIKDENQSTPREDGLCRAMSIFVLASVFPDLSFQRKVELLQYSIFCADFASCEPTTSFHDYLCSYQALIGNCKVLLLETLRGWGVIPYTMPQLSEIDISAPCDDRSEHSSDFLLDVHCCSTEMNEMNMDDNAVVNQKSQLKVVEVGRLLKDLEALISKLNPTIERCFRIHHKLAKSLALVSAESFMYSRCLSLVAEKFPVSEGSEERILLKAESISNFIDCWKISLEGLAETILVLQENHLWELASVILGSVLSVPRHFSLHSVVRNVCSAVKNFLHGAPSIAWRLHSDQWISLLCERGIHNYHEHEGSLIDLFSFTLCHPEPEQRFIALKHLGKLMSQDGHSGSALLCSSIRDKVASSVSESSVCEPIISALVSGTWDQVALLASSDPSQRLRIHAMALLVNYVPFSERRNLQSFLAAADTVLQSLTKLSQATCEGPLAQLSIILFASVCLYSPVEDISLIPENIWSSIETFALGRNERFPAGLEKRTCQALCRLRNEGEEAKEMLKEALSSNSQQQMDPDFGHTRETILQVIADLSAVNSYFDFFSKECDRKVLELEEAEIEMELLQKEKAMQELSAEFKDMHQLPFLTDSARQDNRLQQIKEEIKSLEKAKIKEEVIARRQRKLLSRHARQKFLEEAALREAELLQELDRERIAEIEKEIERQRMLELERAKTRELRHSLDLEKEKQTQRELQRELEQVESGVRPSRREFSSSGILKSKLLMCFSI, from the exons ATGTCTAGAGAATTACCTTCACAAAAGGCTTTTCATTTACTTGATCCTGACCTCAGAAATCACTGGTCCACTGGTACTAATACTAAAGAATGGATTTTGCTCGAACTGGAT GAACCCTGCCTGCTTTCACATATTAGGATATACAATAAGTCTGTGCTGGAATGGGAAATTTCAGCTGGCTTGCGTTACAAG CCAGAGACATTTCCGAAAGTTCGCCCACGCTGTGAAGCCCCTCGGCGGGACATGATGTACCCTATGAACTATACTCCATGCCGTTATGTTCGGATATCTTGCTTGCGAGGGAGCCCTATAGCAATTTTCTTTGTTCAG TTGATTGGTATTACAGTTACTGGTCTTGAACCGGAGTTTCAACCGATTGTCAACTACTTGCTACCCCAAATAATATCAAGCAAGCAGGACGATAATGATATGCATCTTCAG CTGCTTCAAGATATCACAAACCGGCTTGGAATGTTCCTTCCCCAACTAGAG GCTGATCTTAACAGCTTTTCAGAAGCTGCAGAACATGCTACACGTTTTCTTGCAATGCTTGCTGGTCCCCTTTACCCAATTCTTCAAATTGTAAAGGAAAG GGAAACGGCAAGGTCACTAGGCAGTATTTCAGAATCTGAAGCTTCAAGAAACAGTCAATTTGTAATAGCTTTGACTGTATCATCAAATTTTGAG CCTAGGAGATCACGCAACATGGCATCCTTGATTTTTCCTACATCTTGTTACTTAGCTTTCCGTCCAGATGCAATCTTCATTTTACTAAGGAAAGCTTACAAAGATTCTAACCTGGGAAATATTTGCAGAGTG GCCTCTTGGATTCTGTCGAAGTTTCTGGAGCCTATAAAAGCACCAGAAGCTTCACTTTCTTCTAGTAAAATTACAACCTCAGTGCCTGATGAAGGATCACATTCTGAGCCTTGCACTCCTGCTTCTTTTGCTGATTACTCAGATCTGTTTGGAGATGAATTTCAGATACCAGAATATCAGTGGGACTCCAAGTTCACTAATATCTTAGATATTGGGCTAGTTGAAGAAGGGATTTTACATGTGCTGTATGCTTGTGTATCCAAG CCTCTGCTCTGCAGCAAGTTGGCAGATAACGCTTCTGATTTTTGGTTGGCATTGCCCCTAGTTCAGGCATTGCTGCCAG CACTTCGGCCTAGTATCAACAGTAGTGACCCAATTGATGACGATTTATCTCAGTGGAAACAACCTTTTGTACAGAAAGCCCTGTCCCAG ATTGTTGGGACTTCATCTTCATCAGTTTATCGTCCTCTACTTCGTGCTTGTGGAGGTTACCTATCATCATTTTCACCATCAAAT GGGAGGGCTGCATGTGTGCTCATTGATCTTTGCTCTGGTGTCTTAGCTCCATGGATTCCTCAAGTGATAGCAAAG ATTGACTTAGCACTTGAGCTTTTGGAGGACCTTTTACCTATAATCCAG GGTGCTCGCCACTCATTTGCTCGTGCACGTGCAGCCCTTAAATATATTGTCTTAGCTTTATCTGGGGTTATGGATGATATTTTGGTCAAATATAAG GATGCTAAGCAGCAAGTGCTTTTTCTTGTTGAGATGCTAGAACCGTACCTTGATCCTGCAATAACCCCTGTACAGAGCATTATAGCCTTTGGGAACGTTCCTTCAGTTTTCCTTGAAAAGCAAGAGAAAAATTGTGCTATTGCATTAAATGTGATCCGCACAGCTGTACACAAGCATGCTGTCCTTCCCTCTCTGGAAGCTGAGTGGAGGCGTGGATCCGTTGCTCCGAG TGTCCTTCTCTCAGTTTTGGAACCTCACATGCAGCTTCCTTCTGACATCGACCTACGCCAATCTCCCACTGCTGAGCTGCTAGgatcacaattggtaaatgtttCACCTCTTTCTTCTGTCTTCCACAATGGGGGAGCTTCTTCCAGATCTGGTATTCATGATGATTCTGATGCAAAAGTTGATTCTGATATGACTGGAAAAGCGGACATCCCTGAGGAAGTGAACCTTCTTTTTGCTCCCCCAGAGCTCAATAGAATCTCTCTAGTCTCTGGCAGCCTGGAGAAAAAGTGCACAGCCTTAAGTTCTGATGTCAAGAAGGAAATTAATCAGATTGTTGAAAAAGTTACATACAATCAGTTTGACAATGGCTCGCTATCTGCTATTGATTATACTGTCGAGTATTCTAATCTGCATGCTGACTACTTTCAGCTTGTGAGTTATCGAGATTGTCAGATGAAAGCTTCTGAATTTAGGCGTTTAGCTGTGGACTTGCATTCTCAATGTGAGATCACTCCTGAGGGTCATGATGCTGCTATAGATGCTTTGCTTTTAGCAGCAGAGTGTTATGTTAATCCGTTCTTTATGATGTCTTCCAGGGACACTTCACCTATTATGAACAAACTGAGTACTAAAAAGCCATGTAAAAACCATGAAGCCTCTGTTCTTCAAAAACTTTTTGAGGAGGACAATGACTTCAAAATTGTAGCTGACCTTGAGAGGAAAAGGGACAAATTTGTTCTTGAGATAATGCTTGAAGCAGCCGAGCTTGACAGGAAGTATCAGCAGAACTCGGACGGGGAATGTCCGACTCCCTACATTGAAGGGAACAATGAGAAACTAGAGTTATCTCAGCAAGATATAAAATCAGCAGATGCTATCACCTTGCTTCGTCAAAATCAAGCACTTTTATGCGACTTTTTAATTCATCGTCTGCAAAAGGAGGAGCACCCGACACATGAGATACTATTGCAAATTCTGCTGTTTGTATTGCACTCGGGAACTAGATTAAACTGTCCTCCTGAGATCATTGTTGACACAATAATAAAATCTGCTGAGCACTTAAACAGGCAGCTGAGATCATTTTATTATCAATTAAAAGAAGGAACTGTCCAGTTGAATGAGTGGAAGCTGCATGCAGTTCGACGTCGGTGGATCCTTCTTCAAAGATTAATAATTGCTTCAAGTGGTTGTGATGAAGGGTCCGAGCTTTCAATTAGCTATAGGAGTGGTTTTCGGTTTGCTAATCTAGTTCCTGCTTCAGCTTGGCTGCAGAAAATACCTGCATTCTCATCTTCAACTTCTCCTCTTGCCCGTTTCCTTGGCTGGATGGCAATATCTCGTAATGCTGAACAGTATCAGAAGGAGAAACTCTTCCTTGTCTCAGATCTTCCACAATTGACATATCTTCTGTCTATATTTTCAGATGAGCTTGCTGTAGTAGGTTACCTGGAGCAGAAAGAtgacaagaaaattgaagaaTCTGGTAGCAATTCAAGTTCTAGGAAAGGGGGTGAAAGTTGTAGTCCACAGATTGGAGATCAGTCTTTTTCTGTTATATACCCCGACATAAGTCAGTTCTTCCCCAATTTGCAAAAGGAGTTTGAAGTTTTTGGGGAATCTATATTGGAGGCTGTTGCTTTGCAATTAAGATCTTTTTCTCCTGCTATTATACCCGATTTATTATGTTGGTTTTCTGATTTTTGTTCGTGGCCGTTTGTTCGAGAAGAGAACCAACTTTATTGTAGAAAATCTAGTGGATTTGCAAAAGGTTTTGTTGCTAAGAATGCAAAAGCAATTGTCTTTTATGTGCTTGAAGCCATCGTAGCTGAGCACATGGAAGCACTGGTACCAGAATTACCGACGTTGATGCAAGTTCTTGTTTCCTTGTGTGGGTCTTCATATTGTGATGTGTCATTTCTCAGTTCGGTGTTGCAATTGGTAAAGCCAATTATCTTATATTCCTTGGGAAAATGTTCTGCCGATGAAAACGTCGTGAGTGATGATTCATGTCTTAATTTAGAATCATTATGCTTTGATGAACTTTTTGAAATTATCAAAGATGAGAACCAGAGCACTCCAAGAGAGGATGGACTATGCAGGGCAATGTCAATTTTTGTTTTGGCATCAGTGTTTCCTGATCTATCCTTTCAACGCAAAGTTGAACTATTGCAATATTCTATATTCTGTGCTGATTTTGCTTCTTGTGAGCCAACAACGTCATTTCATGATTATCTTTGTTCATATCAGGCTCTAATAGGAAATTGCAAAGTTTTGCTCCTCGAGACATTGAGAGGCTGGGGTGTCATTCCCTACACTATGCCTCAGTTGTCTGAAATTGATATTTCTGCACCATGTGATGATAGATCTGAACATTCCTCAGATTTTCTTTTGGATGTCCATTGCTGTTCAACTgagatgaatgaaatgaacatggaTGATAATGCTGTTGTGAACCAAAAATCTCAGCTCAAAGTTGTGGAAGTTGGAAGACTCCTAAAGGACCTAGAAGCTCTCATTTCCAAGCTCAATCCAACTATTGAACGATGCTTTAGGATTCACCATAAATTAGCAAAGAGTCTAGCCCTTGTTTCTGCAGAAAGCTTTATGTACTCAAGATGCTTAAGTTTGGTTGCTGAGAAATTTCCAGTTTCTGAAGGCAGTGAGGAGCGAATTCTTCTCAAGGCAGAATCGATTTCTAATTTCATTGATTGTTGGAAAATCAGTCTTGAAGGACTTGCAGAAACAATTCTAGTGCTTCAAGAGAACCATTTGTGGGAGCTTGCTTCTGTGATCCTTGGTTCTGTACTCTCTGTTCCTCGACACTTTTCTTTGCATAGTGTAGTTCGCAATGTATGCTCTGCAGTTAAAAATTTCTTGCATGGTGCTCCAAGTATTGCTTGGAGGCTTCACAGTGATCAGTGGATCTCTCTGCTATGTGAAAGGGGCATCCATAACTACCATGAACATGAAGGTTCTCTGATTGATCTGTTCTCTTTCACGCTTTGCCATCCGGAGCCTGAACAACGGTTTATTGCACTTAAGCACTTGGGGAAGCTCATGAGCCAAGATGGACATAGTGGGTCTGCTTTATTATGTTCTAGTATTCGCGATAAAGTAGCCTCATCAGTAAGTGAGTCTTCTGTATGTGAGCCGATTATATCTGCTCTTGTTTCTGGTACATGGGATCAGGTAGCTCTGCTGGCTTCATCTGACCCATCACAGCGTTTGAGAATCCATGCAATGGCACTTCTTGTCAACTATGTACCATTCTCTGAAAGACGCAACTTGCAATCATTTCTTGCAGCAGCAGATACAGTTCTACAGTCTTTGACAAAACTATCGCAAGCAACCTGTGAAGGACCATTAGCACAACTTTCGATTATACTTTTTGCCAGTGTTTGCCTGTACTCTCCAGTTGAAGATATTTCACTTATTCCTGAAAATATTTGGAGCAGTATTGAAACTTTTGCATTAGGACGAAATG aaagaTTTCCCGCCGGACTTGAGAAAAGAACTTGCCAAGCTTTATGCAGACTGAGAAATGAAGGGGAAGAGGCTAAAGAG ATGTTGAAAGAAGCTCTGTCTTCAAATTCCCAGCAGCAAATGGATCCAGATTTTGGCCATACACGCGAAACAATCCTTCAG GTCATAGCAGATTTGTCTGCTGTCAACTCATACTTTGACTTTTTCTCAAAGGAATGTGACCGGAAGGTTCTG GAATTGGAGGAGGCCGAGATTGAAATGGAACTTCTTCAGAAGGAAAAAGCAATGCAGGAATTATCGGCTGAATTTAAAGATATGCATCAGCTTCCCTTCCTAACTG ATTCGGCAAGGCAAGACAACCGCTTGCAGCAGATCAAAGAGGAAATTAAATCCTT AGAAAAGGCCAAAATCAAAGAGGAGGTTATAGCACGCAGGCAAAGGAAACTACTCAGTAGGCATGCCCGTCAAAAATTCTTGGAAGAGGCAGCTCTTCGAGAAGCTGAACTTCTACAAGAGTTGGATAG AGAGAGGATAGCTGAAATAGAAAAGGAGATCGAGAGACAACGTATGCTGGAGCTTGAACGCGCAAAAACCAGGGAGTTGCGACACAGCCTTGATCTAGAGAAAGAAAAGCAAACACAG AGAGAACTGCAACGAGAACTTGAGCAAGTTGAATCTGGAGTTCGACCATCGAGACGAGAATTTTCATCTAGTGG AATTTTGAAATCCAAGCTCTTGATGTGTTTTTCAATCTAA